One genomic region from Streptomyces sp. NBC_00457 encodes:
- a CDS encoding GlsB/YeaQ/YmgE family stress response membrane protein, with protein MEISGIISAIVIGIIIGVLGRLVVPGRQRIGVLWTILVGIVAALIGSALANAFDVGDTDGVDWIEWLIQIGLAAVGVAALDRTKVRR; from the coding sequence ATGGAGATCTCGGGCATCATCAGTGCCATTGTCATCGGCATCATCATCGGTGTCCTGGGGCGGCTCGTCGTCCCAGGTCGCCAGCGCATCGGAGTCCTGTGGACGATCCTCGTCGGCATCGTGGCCGCGCTGATCGGTTCCGCGCTCGCGAACGCGTTCGACGTGGGCGACACGGACGGCGTCGACTGGATCGAGTGGCTCATCCAGATCGGCCTGGCAGCGGTCGGCGTGGCCGCGCTGGACCGGACGAAGGTCCGCCGCTGA